From the Asterias rubens unplaced genomic scaffold, eAstRub1.3, whole genome shotgun sequence genome, the window CTAGAATGGGACTTGGGGGCATAATGGTGTGTTTTATTACAGGGAGGTCACTGAATGATTTGACTGCATCCATAGACCTttcttggttggcatggtcggtcgaatgttagtaaaacactcgaTCGtataaacagatgttttaaccaaattcatcattttttgcaaattttcaattaataaaatacctctcataatgagttgttttgtttttaacaaaatcaacaaattcggttacattgttaccaaaaatagtgATCTTTTCTTTATTTGCACTTTTATGGGTTTCCATAgctttccaatctgggttggtaaaaacttgggctgtgacgttTCAAAAGAGAGGTCTATAAATAGCACGTGAACGTACCTGGGTCGACCcatggaagctaaacgaatgcacccagtATTGTGAACCTTGCTCTTTTAGTTTTATACTCGAGATGCTTCAGTTCTGTGAAGGCTATCGCCACGAAACGGGAAAGAGCGCACTCTGGCGCAATCGATCAGTGGGGGTAGTTTTAGTGGTTTCATGAGCAGTTAGGTTTTTGTGACTACGTGTGTGACTACACAACTGGAGGGGCTTGAAACCAAGACTAGGATCCATAGGGACAAGCGGGTTCATAACTGAGAGAACAGACcgatcctgggcccaatttcatagagctgcttagcggccgattttgtgcttactgtgcaatttctatttcatagcgctgctaaccgtaagcacacataaaggcatgctaaccttccggtgcttaccgcacgaaaataaaagacaacacaatgcaaatccgcggtaaacacgcaatatggccgcccaatttttctgctaacttgtgaaatacgctaaggcttaagtaaatgtttctgctacagtaagcgcgcaaatttgcttaccgttaaaggcagtggacactattggtaattacttgaaataatttttagcataaaaccttacttggtaacgagtaatggggagaggttgatagtataaaacattgtgacaaatggctccttctgaagtgacatagtttgggagaatgaagtaattttccacgaatttgattttgagacctcaagtttagaatttgaggtctcgaaatcaagcatctgaacgcacacaacttcgtgtgacaaggtttttttcttctttcatagttatctcgcaactccgacgaccaatcaagctcaaatttccacaggtttgttattttatgcatatgttgagatacaccaagtgagaagactggtctttgacaattaccaaattaccaatagtgtctgaatctttaagcagcgctatgaaattgggcccagtaggtTCTatgacgcacgtgtgagcaagaacacgtggggctctccaatgcatttctgcacaactctgctacgcgccaagatacgcgcacgcaatggggcggagcttagtggatcggtctatttgcCACCAAGCTTAAAGGGGCACACTGACTTTGCCCTCCACTTTTATGTAGTGACTGACCAGCAGGACCGGCAGCTGATTTCCTGAAATGCTGGAGGTaaaacgagtaactcgtccttacagTACAAGGCTCTgtaatggaaattttgttggtaatcctgttataatcgaggaataaatttcatgctaagctaattttagtgctaagcagctctatgaaagtgggccctgttGATTAAATGTTAACTTTGTGGAATGTTGGCTGCAGTATTTAGTGAGCcaaatttgtctgtgcttaaaGGTTTTATGTGCTGCATTTGGACTGGAAAATGGCATAACCATGTGACCAAACAAAACTGGTCACCCAACGGCGCAACTAACTCAAGACGCAGCTCTGCCAGGGTTTGaagaatagcgccctctagtgtttATATATTACAGTGACACACCCCTTTTAAatctaaaaacaataaattaattaaatcttCATTGTTTTTCAGGTGGACACTTCAAAGTGAATTTTGCTTGACGATTCTTCATAAAACGTGAACAGAGAGATCCCACTCGTAAGgtatgcattttacaataatttttgaATCAGTTTATACTGTAATGAATGTTTAACATTaatgcttaaagggaaggtacacgtttggtaattactcaacacaaatattaacttaaaaactgacttggtaacaggcatttgagagctgttgatggtataaaacattgtgagaaacggctccctctagagtagcaaacattttgaataagagttaatttttcactaaaataatacaattcttctagctagaagtcttttattcctatctgaaagcaaacaaattcgtccaacaagggtcttttttctttcatcattttctcccaactctgatgaccaattcggctcaaattttctcaggtttgttaatttatgcattatgttgagatacaccaagacaaaagtgagaacactggtctttgacaattaccaatagtgtaacatttcctttttttgtttacacgaTTTTCAGATGGATTGCCAATTGTGTCCTAAAAGATaaagttgaacaaaataatgttgttattgttttttctttttttttccagtgtggtctcgatgtttcgaacagtatacttgTCTTTAGATTCTCCTGTTCGAAATGTCGAGATCACAttgactcttttcagagccaacactcacaccaAACTCCCAACTTCTTTCTATTATTAGCGCCATGTAAAGCCTCAAACGATACTTAGTGGCAGACATGCAGAGCAAAAATTTAGAGTTTCACAAAACAGCCAGTTGAGCCACATTACGGACTCGTTGCATCTAAAGCCACTCTCATCCAGTCTGTGAAGTGATATATTTTACACCACGGCATGAACTGGTTGTACGTCGTTTTTCTGAGGCACTGGTACTTCAGTGTTGATTTAACTTTTAAATTTGATGGGATTTTGCCGGTTAAACCAAACGACCCACAGGGTACCACCAATAAAAAAACTCTAGATCAGAAatcgaaaggggggggggcgggctgGGTGGGGGTAGAGGGTGAGATAGCTTTCCTGTTCAAGTTTCAATAAAACTATAGGAAGAAAAACTTCACACTTGTGACcaaatacttaaaggaacacgttgccttgatctgtcgagttggtctttgaaaagcgtttgcgactgttatgattggaaagatattttaaaagtataatacaatgatccacacaagcttcacccgaaattgcgtggttttccttttacattgtCAACACCGTCAGCCATTTTTGGGAgttaaatttttgactcccataaatagccgactgtgttagttcgcaaagtaaatggAAAGAGCAAAGAGCAAGCTGGGAGCAATCAGTTTGatcacctaaaaaaaaaaaaaaatctggaaaTCTTACAAGTTGGATCTGATCCTCCAAGTCACAAATTTGACGTTTTCTTTCCTTTTATGTTTCAGAGAGAGATTTAAGATCATGATGGAAGGTATGGATGACGAGTCAATGTCTACCATGGCTCAGTGTGAGATGATAGAGGTAAGCACGGTAGAAACAGAAGTCACCAACGACGAGAACCGGATTGATTTGTCAGTAGCCGTGGAGACTCTGGCTGGTCAAGACCCCTCTAATGATGATTTAATCAACCAAGAAATTTCAGTTGATGACCTTCCCACACAAGATGAGTCAGCTGAAGGCCTTCCGATGCAAGGCGAGTCAGTTGAAGGCTTCCCAGTACAAGGCGAGTCAGTTGAAGGCTTCCCAGTACAAGGCGAGTCAGGTGAAGGCTTCCAAGTACAAGGCGAGTCAGTTGAAGGCTTCCAAGTACATGGCGAGTCTGTTGAAGGCCTTCCCATGCAAGGCGAGTCTGTTGAAGGCCTTCCCATGCAAGGCGAGTCTGTTGAAGGCCTTCCCATGCAAGGCGAGTCCGTTGAAAGCCTTCCCATACAAGGTCAACCAGAAGATGAAAGTCTTCCTGTAGAAGGCCTCAATGATCAAGACATTTCAGTTGAGAATCATCCTGCTCAACATCAGTCAGTGGATGGCATATCTGGTCAAGAACATGCAGTCAACATTCTCCAAGAGGATGGGAACACAGTTGAAACTTACATAGTGCACGAGCAGCAACTTGAAGGCCTGCAAGGGCATGAGCATATGGTCAGCCTTTCTGGTCAGGTTCACTCTGTCGACAGCATGCCAGTCCAGACCCAATCAATGTTAAGTGGTGACCATCATGTTCACATAGACTCTTCAAATGTAGTCATAAGCACGGTAGAGGTGCCTCTTGGTGTGAGTAGCTACACTGATGCCTCCCAGATGGATGCCCAACAGGTCATGGAAGCCCAACAGGTCATGGAAGCCCAACAGGTCATGGAAGCCCAACAGGTCATGGACGCCCAACAGGTCATGGACGCCCAACAGGTCATGGACGCACAACAGGTCATGGACGCACAACAGGTCATGGACGCACAACAGGTCATGGACGCACAACAGGTCATGGAAGCACAACAGGTCATGCACCATATGGATCCAAATATAGTAGAGGTATCCCTTGCTGAGGCCGGCATAGATTCCACAATGAGCGTCCAGCATGAACCTCAAGAAATGAACACTAACTTAACAGGGGTAGCTCTAAATGTTGACGGTTATGGCCAACAGCCTGTTGTTATCACCCAATCCTCTCAAGTCATGGGTCAGGATGCGAGCGGGAACAGTATCCCTGTCGAGATTCTTTCAGGTTCAGAGTCTATATCCATCCAGCAGGTGTCGCAGTCGTACGACCCCAACACTGGTGGCCATCCACAGTACGTCCATATTATAACGGCACCTGATGGTTCCATGAACATACAGCAAGACCCCCATGAAATTCCACTTGCTGTTGAGATCCTCACCGGGTTAGCCGACTTCATGAATTCTCAGCAAATGCACGAGCAGCCGCAGCTGATGGACCAGCAGATGGTGGATGCCATCATGAAGCACAAGAAGCACAAGCACAAGAAGGACAAGAATAACAAGGACAGAGCCAAGAGGCTTAAGAAAATCAGACACAAGAAAATGAAACGGTACAGGCAGACTGAAGATGCACAGTGGCTCTGCGAGGTCTGCCAGAAACAGTTCGGGAGCAAAGCTAACCTTAAAGTTCATATGATTTGTCACTCTAATGACAGACCATATCTTTGTCACTTATGCAATAAATCTTTCAAACGAAAGCGGTATCTCATTGATCATAAGAAGACGCATGCTGGCGGACGACCTTTCTTCTGTAACTACTGCCACAAAGCATTCGCTAAGAAGAGCTCTCTCAACTGTCACGAGCGTGTTCACACAAACCCCTTCTTGTGCTCGATATGCAACAAAGGATTCTCTGAGAAGCGCGGTCTAATTATCCACGTTAGGTCACACACAAATGAGAAGCCATATGTATGCGGTCTTTGCAACAAGGCATTCACATCCAAGAACCCTCTACTCCGGCACGAGCGCAGCCACACTGGCCTGAAACCCTTCACTTGCGACGTCTGTAACAAGGCATTCACGCGGAAGACCTCCCTGCATGACCACATGCGGGTCCACTCAGATGAGAAAGCATTCTCGTGCGACACATGTCAGAAAACCTTTGCGGCACGCAGCAGTCTCAGAAGCCACTTAAACAAATACCATCCTGGCGAAAGACCCAAGGTCCCAAAACTCCTGAAGACCTTCAATATCCAGCCTGTCGATACGTCCGCTGAGGCTCGAACAAGAAACTACTACAATCGTAAGCCAGCCAAAGGCTACGACAATCTAGAGCGCCCGTTCGTATGCAAGATTTGCAACAGGGGATACACTAGGCAGCGAACGCTTACTGTACATGAAAGAGTCCATACCAACCCCTTGATGTTCGCATGCAAAGTCTGTGGTAATGTTTTCGCTGAGAAAAGGTCGCTGATAAT encodes:
- the LOC117305692 gene encoding zinc finger protein 846-like isoform X3, whose translation is MMEGMDDESMSTMAQCEMIEVSTVETEVTNDENRIDLSVAVETLAGQDPSNDDLINQEISVDDLPTQDESAEGLPMQGESVEGFPVQGESVEGFPVQGESGEGFQVQGESVEGFQVHGESVEGLPMQGESVEGLPMQGESVEGLPMQGESVESLPIQGQPEDESLPVEGLNDQDISVENHPAQHQSVDGISGQEHAVNILQEDGNTVETYIVHEQQLEGLQGHEHMVSLSGQVHSVDSMPVQTQSMLSGDHHVHIDSSNVVISTVEVPLGVSSYTDASQMDAQQVMEAQQVMDAQQVMDAQQVMDAQQVMDAQQVMDAQQVMDAQQVMEAQQVMHHMDPNIVEVSLAEAGIDSTMSVQHEPQEMNTNLTGVALNVDGYGQQPVVITQSSQVMGQDASGNSIPVEILSGSESISIQQVSQSYDPNTGGHPQYVHIITAPDGSMNIQQDPHEIPLAVEILTGLADFMNSQQMHEQPQLMDQQMVDAIMKHKKHKHKKDKNNKDRAKRLKKIRHKKMKRYRQTEDAQWLCEVCQKQFGSKANLKVHMICHSNDRPYLCHLCNKSFKRKRYLIDHKKTHAGGRPFFCNYCHKAFAKKSSLNCHERVHTNPFLCSICNKGFSEKRGLIIHVRSHTNEKPYVCGLCNKAFTSKNPLLRHERSHTGLKPFTCDVCNKAFTRKTSLHDHMRVHSDEKAFSCDTCQKTFAARSSLRSHLNKYHPGERPKVPKLLKTFNIQPVDTSAEARTRNYYNRKPAKGYDNLERPFVCKICNRGYTRQRTLTVHERVHTNPLMFACKVCGNVFAEKRSLIIHERVHTREKPFNCALCERAFSSRTACKRHEKSHAGLKPYNCKVCGKAFTRGTSLREHARIHNDDKAFSCLKCGKVFGAKSTLRSHDKKHHANEKPFEILKIIFT
- the LOC117305692 gene encoding zinc finger protein 846-like isoform X2 is translated as MMEGMDDESMSTMAQCEMIEVSTVETEVTNDENRIDLSVAVETLAGQDPSNDDLINQEISVDDLPTQDESAEGLPMQGESVEGFPVQGESVEGFPVQGESGEGFQVQGESVEGFQVHGESVEGLPMQGESVEGLPMQGESVESLPIQGQPEDESLPVEGLNDQDISVENHPAQHQSVDGISGQEHAVNILQEDGNTVETYIVHEQQLEGLQGHEHMVSLSGQVHSVDSMPVQTQSMLSGDHHVHIDSSNVVISTVEVPLGVSSYTDASQMDAQQVMEAQQVMEAQQVMEAQQVMDAQQVMDAQQVMDAQQVMDAQQVMDAQQVMDAQQVMEAQQVMHHMDPNIVEVSLAEAGIDSTMSVQHEPQEMNTNLTGVALNVDGYGQQPVVITQSSQVMGQDASGNSIPVEILSGSESISIQQVSQSYDPNTGGHPQYVHIITAPDGSMNIQQDPHEIPLAVEILTGLADFMNSQQMHEQPQLMDQQMVDAIMKHKKHKHKKDKNNKDRAKRLKKIRHKKMKRYRQTEDAQWLCEVCQKQFGSKANLKVHMICHSNDRPYLCHLCNKSFKRKRYLIDHKKTHAGGRPFFCNYCHKAFAKKSSLNCHERVHTNPFLCSICNKGFSEKRGLIIHVRSHTNEKPYVCGLCNKAFTSKNPLLRHERSHTGLKPFTCDVCNKAFTRKTSLHDHMRVHSDEKAFSCDTCQKTFAARSSLRSHLNKYHPGERPKVPKLLKTFNIQPVDTSAEARTRNYYNRKPAKGYDNLERPFVCKICNRGYTRQRTLTVHERVHTNPLMFACKVCGNVFAEKRSLIIHERVHTREKPFNCALCERAFSSRTACKRHEKSHAGLKPYNCKVCGKAFTRGTSLREHARIHNDDKAFSCLKCGKVFGAKSTLRSHDKKHHANEKPFEILKIIFT
- the LOC117305692 gene encoding zinc finger protein 234-like isoform X4, giving the protein MMEGMDDESMSTMAQCEMIEVSTVETEVTNDENRIDLSVAVETLAGQDPSNDDLINQEISVDDLPTQDESAEGLPMQGESVEGFPVQGESVEGFPVQGESGEGFQVQGESVEGFQVHGESVEGLPMQGESVEGLPMQGESVEGLPMQGESVESLPIQGQPEDESLPVEGLNDQDISVENHPAQHQSVDGISGQEHAVNILQEDGNTVETYIVHEQQLEGLQGHEHMVSLSGQVHSVDSMPVQTQSMLSGDHHVHIDSSNVVISTVEVPLGVSSYTDASQMDAQQVMEAQQVMEAQQVMEAQQVMDAQQVMDAQQVMDAQQVMDAQQVMEAQQVMHHMDPNIVEVSLAEAGIDSTMSVQHEPQEMNTNLTGVALNVDGYGQQPVVITQSSQVMGQDASGNSIPVEILSGSESISIQQVSQSYDPNTGGHPQYVHIITAPDGSMNIQQDPHEIPLAVEILTGLADFMNSQQMHEQPQLMDQQMVDAIMKHKKHKHKKDKNNKDRAKRLKKIRHKKMKRYRQTEDAQWLCEVCQKQFGSKANLKVHMICHSNDRPYLCHLCNKSFKRKRYLIDHKKTHAGGRPFFCNYCHKAFAKKSSLNCHERVHTNPFLCSICNKGFSEKRGLIIHVRSHTNEKPYVCGLCNKAFTSKNPLLRHERSHTGLKPFTCDVCNKAFTRKTSLHDHMRVHSDEKAFSCDTCQKTFAARSSLRSHLNKYHPGERPKVPKLLKTFNIQPVDTSAEARTRNYYNRKPAKGYDNLERPFVCKICNRGYTRQRTLTVHERVHTNPLMFACKVCGNVFAEKRSLIIHERVHTREKPFNCALCERAFSSRTACKRHEKSHAGLKPYNCKVCGKAFTRGTSLREHARIHNDDKAFSCLKCGKVFGAKSTLRSHDKKHHANEKPFEILKIIFT
- the LOC117305692 gene encoding zinc finger protein 234-like isoform X5 → MMEGMDDESMSTMAQCEMIEVSTVETEVTNDENRIDLSVAVETLAGQDPSNDDLINQEISVDDLPTQDESAEGLPMQGESVEGFPVQGESVEGFPVQGESGEGFQVQGESVEGFQVHGESVEGLPMQGESVEGLPMQGESVEGLPMQGESVESLPIQGQPEDESLPVEGLNDQDISVENHPAQHQSVDGISGQEHAVNILQEDGNTVETYIVHEQQLEGLQGHEHMVSLSGQVHSVDSMPVQTQSMLSGDHHVHIDSSNVVISTVEVPLGVSSYTDASQMDAQQVMEAQQVMEAQQVMEAQQVMDAQQVMDAQQVMDAQQVMEAQQVMHHMDPNIVEVSLAEAGIDSTMSVQHEPQEMNTNLTGVALNVDGYGQQPVVITQSSQVMGQDASGNSIPVEILSGSESISIQQVSQSYDPNTGGHPQYVHIITAPDGSMNIQQDPHEIPLAVEILTGLADFMNSQQMHEQPQLMDQQMVDAIMKHKKHKHKKDKNNKDRAKRLKKIRHKKMKRYRQTEDAQWLCEVCQKQFGSKANLKVHMICHSNDRPYLCHLCNKSFKRKRYLIDHKKTHAGGRPFFCNYCHKAFAKKSSLNCHERVHTNPFLCSICNKGFSEKRGLIIHVRSHTNEKPYVCGLCNKAFTSKNPLLRHERSHTGLKPFTCDVCNKAFTRKTSLHDHMRVHSDEKAFSCDTCQKTFAARSSLRSHLNKYHPGERPKVPKLLKTFNIQPVDTSAEARTRNYYNRKPAKGYDNLERPFVCKICNRGYTRQRTLTVHERVHTNPLMFACKVCGNVFAEKRSLIIHERVHTREKPFNCALCERAFSSRTACKRHEKSHAGLKPYNCKVCGKAFTRGTSLREHARIHNDDKAFSCLKCGKVFGAKSTLRSHDKKHHANEKPFEILKIIFT
- the LOC117305692 gene encoding zinc finger protein 846-like isoform X1, producing MMEGMDDESMSTMAQCEMIEVSTVETEVTNDENRIDLSVAVETLAGQDPSNDDLINQEISVDDLPTQDESAEGLPMQGESVEGFPVQGESVEGFPVQGESGEGFQVQGESVEGFQVHGESVEGLPMQGESVEGLPMQGESVEGLPMQGESVESLPIQGQPEDESLPVEGLNDQDISVENHPAQHQSVDGISGQEHAVNILQEDGNTVETYIVHEQQLEGLQGHEHMVSLSGQVHSVDSMPVQTQSMLSGDHHVHIDSSNVVISTVEVPLGVSSYTDASQMDAQQVMEAQQVMEAQQVMEAQQVMDAQQVMDAQQVMDAQQVMDAQQVMDAQQVMDAQQVMEAQQVMHHMDPNIVEVSLAEAGIDSTMSVQHEPQEMNTNLTGVALNVDGYGQQPVVITQSSQVMGQDASGNSIPVEILSGSESISIQQVSQSYDPNTGGHPQYVHIITAPDGSMNIQQDPHEIPLAVEILTGLADFMNSQQMHEQPQLMDQQMVDAIMKHKKHKHKKDKNNKDRAKRLKKIRHKKMKRYRQTEDAQWLCEVCQKQFGSKANLKVHMICHSNDRPYLCHLCNKSFKRKRYLIDHKKTHAGGRPFFCNYCHKAFAKKSSLNCHERVHTNPFLCSICNKGFSEKRGLIIHVRSHTNEKPYVCGLCNKAFTSKNPLLRHERSHTGLKPFTCDVCNKAFTRKTSLHDHMRVHSDEKAFSCDTCQKTFAARSSLRSHLNKYHPGERPKVPKLLKTFNIQPVDTSAEARTRNYYNRKPAKGYDNLERPFVCKICNRGYTRQRTLTVHERVHTNPLMFACKVCGNVFAEKRSLIIHERVHTREKPFNCALCERAFSSRTACKRHEKSHAGLKPYNCKVCGKAFTRGTSLREHARIHNDDKAFSCLKCGKVFGAKSTLRSHDKKHHANEKPFEILKIIFT